In one Thermococcus sp. 2319x1 genomic region, the following are encoded:
- a CDS encoding transcription factor S, which translates to MKFCPKCGSIMLPDKKKGVFVCRKCGYEEPLDPETANRYKITQKVRHEREDVPVIEQDIATLPKVKITCPKCGNDEAYWWEMQTRAGDEPSTIFYRCTKCGHTWRSYE; encoded by the coding sequence ATGAAATTCTGTCCAAAATGCGGGAGCATAATGCTGCCAGATAAGAAGAAGGGAGTCTTTGTGTGCAGAAAATGCGGATATGAGGAACCTCTTGATCCGGAGACGGCAAACAGATACAAAATAACCCAAAAGGTCAGGCATGAGAGAGAAGACGTCCCCGTTATTGAGCAGGACATAGCTACACTCCCAAAAGTAAAGATAACCTGTCCAAAGTGTGGCAACGATGAAGCCTACTGGTGGGAAATGCAGACAAGGGCTGGAGATGAACCTTCAACGATCTTCTACCGCTGTACAAAGTGCGGCCACACGTGGAGAAGCTACGAATAA
- a CDS encoding DNA polymerase sliding clamp yields the protein MPFEIVFDGAKDFASLIDTASNLIDEAAFKVTEEGISMRAMDPSRVVLIDLNLPAGIFSKYEVEGEETIGVNMDHFKKILKRGKGKDILVLRKGEENFLEVILEGTAKRTFRLPLIEVEELELELPELPFTVKAVVLGEVLKEAIKDASLVSDSIKFIAKGNEFIMRAEGETQEVEIRLTLEDEGLLDLEVEEETKSAYGVSYLADMVKGIGKADEVVLRFGNEMPLQMDYPIRDEGRLTFLLAPRVEE from the coding sequence ATGCCGTTCGAGATAGTTTTTGATGGGGCAAAGGATTTTGCAAGCTTGATTGACACAGCAAGCAATTTAATCGATGAGGCGGCCTTCAAAGTTACGGAGGAAGGCATATCGATGAGAGCAATGGATCCAAGCAGGGTTGTTTTGATTGACCTCAACCTCCCCGCTGGAATCTTCAGCAAATACGAAGTCGAAGGAGAAGAAACAATCGGCGTTAACATGGACCACTTTAAGAAAATCCTCAAGAGAGGAAAGGGCAAAGACATCCTTGTCCTTAGAAAGGGAGAAGAGAACTTCCTTGAGGTAATCCTTGAGGGAACTGCAAAGAGAACATTCAGACTTCCCCTCATTGAAGTTGAGGAACTTGAGCTTGAGCTCCCCGAATTGCCCTTCACGGTAAAGGCAGTCGTTCTCGGTGAGGTTCTTAAGGAGGCAATTAAAGATGCATCTCTCGTTAGTGACTCCATAAAGTTTATTGCCAAGGGAAATGAGTTCATTATGAGGGCCGAGGGGGAGACTCAAGAGGTCGAGATAAGGCTCACGCTTGAGGACGAAGGCTTGCTTGACCTTGAGGTTGAAGAGGAAACCAAGAGCGCCTACGGCGTGAGCTACCTCGCGGACATGGTAAAGGGAATAGGGAAGGCTGATGAGGTAGTCCTCAGGTTTGGAAACGAGATGCCCCTCCAGATGGACTATCCCATTAGGGATGAAGGAAGGCTAACGTTCTTACTTGCTCCAAGGGTTGAGGAGTGA